A single Nisaea sp. DNA region contains:
- a CDS encoding long-chain fatty acid--CoA ligase produces the protein MNQAALLAQVARIHGDRPAISYGQRVCRTYAELGDRVARLAAALRGELDLMPGDRVALAMKNDPLYLEILYAVWHAGLAAVPINAKLHPKEFAFILYNSGAKACFASPDLAGTLADAKAEAPDLEHLISIDDPDFEDLFAGPPMPAAIVDPDALCWLFYTSGTTGRPKGAMITHRSLMFATTNYLADVDQISELDCMIHAAPMSHGSGLYAMPHVARGANNVVPQSGGYDVEECLELIRHWPGVSFFFAPTMVSRLLNHPGTPTADLANLKTVVYGGGPMYLEDTLKALEILGPKLTQIYGLGEAPMTITGLPKSAYLDKDHPRYLARLASAGYARTGVEVRVVDADGKDVPYGETGEIICRGDILMAGYWLNPDATASTLRDGWLWTGDLGAMDSDGYVTLKDRSKDMIISGGTNIYPREIEEVLLRHPDVYECAVVGRPHADWGEEVVAFVVPQPDREIDTTELDKLCLDNIARFKRPKEYRLVTALTKNNYGKILKTELRDLLAAEAEG, from the coding sequence ATGAATCAGGCAGCTTTACTGGCGCAGGTCGCGCGAATCCATGGTGATCGGCCGGCGATTTCCTACGGGCAGCGGGTCTGCCGGACCTACGCCGAGCTGGGAGACCGGGTGGCCCGGCTTGCCGCGGCCCTGCGGGGCGAGCTCGACCTGATGCCGGGCGACCGGGTCGCGCTGGCAATGAAGAACGATCCGCTCTATCTGGAAATCCTCTATGCCGTCTGGCATGCCGGGCTCGCCGCTGTGCCGATAAATGCCAAGCTGCACCCGAAGGAATTCGCCTTCATCCTCTATAACAGCGGCGCCAAGGCCTGTTTCGCCTCCCCCGATCTCGCAGGCACTCTTGCCGACGCAAAGGCGGAGGCTCCCGACCTCGAACACCTGATCTCCATCGATGATCCTGATTTCGAGGACCTGTTCGCAGGGCCGCCGATGCCGGCGGCGATTGTCGACCCGGACGCGCTATGCTGGCTGTTCTACACCTCCGGCACCACCGGTCGGCCGAAAGGCGCGATGATCACCCATCGCAGCCTGATGTTCGCCACCACGAACTATCTTGCCGACGTAGACCAGATCAGCGAGTTGGACTGCATGATCCACGCGGCGCCGATGAGCCACGGCTCCGGCCTCTACGCGATGCCGCATGTGGCGCGCGGCGCGAACAACGTGGTGCCGCAGAGTGGCGGCTACGATGTCGAGGAATGCCTGGAGCTGATCCGGCACTGGCCCGGCGTCAGCTTCTTCTTCGCGCCGACCATGGTCAGCCGCCTGCTGAACCATCCGGGCACGCCCACCGCCGACCTCGCGAACCTTAAGACCGTCGTCTATGGCGGCGGGCCGATGTACCTGGAGGATACGCTGAAGGCGCTGGAGATTCTTGGCCCGAAGCTGACGCAGATCTATGGCCTCGGCGAAGCGCCGATGACCATCACCGGCCTGCCGAAATCCGCCTATCTCGACAAGGATCACCCGCGCTATCTCGCCCGCCTCGCTTCCGCTGGCTATGCCCGCACCGGCGTCGAGGTCAGGGTGGTGGATGCGGACGGCAAGGATGTCCCCTATGGCGAGACCGGCGAGATCATCTGCCGGGGCGACATTCTCATGGCCGGCTACTGGCTGAACCCGGACGCGACGGCCAGCACCCTGCGGGACGGCTGGCTCTGGACCGGCGATCTCGGCGCCATGGACTCGGACGGCTATGTCACCCTGAAAGACCGCTCCAAGGACATGATCATCTCAGGCGGCACCAATATCTATCCGCGCGAAATCGAGGAAGTGCTGCTGCGTCATCCGGATGTCTATGAATGCGCGGTCGTCGGCCGCCCGCATGCGGACTGGGGCGAGGAAGTGGTGGCCTTTGTCGTGCCGCAGCCGGACCGGGAGATCGACACGACCGAGCTGGACAAGCTTTGCCTCGACAATATCGCCCGCTTCAAGCGACCGAAGGAGTACCGGCTGGTCACGGCCCTGACGAAGAACAATTACGGCAAAATCCTGAAGACGGAGCTTCGCGACTTGCTGGCGGCGGAAGCGGAGGGCTAA
- a CDS encoding alpha/beta hydrolase family protein, whose product MTTRRYLIRPTVALAVFLLTAASAGAELRESLSVESPALNRAMKYSLFLPEKRGDSLPVLYLLHGLGGHERDWQTLGHIEQTATRLIRQNAIPPMAIVMPDGANSWYVNSEKHGHYEDALLKDLIPETERIHGIGGDRSRRGIAGLSMGGYGAFRLAFRHPSHFTMTAGLSAAIFPDLKSAEDVSRQQIGFFKGTFGEPFDIAVFNRQNFFSDIPSLKAVSERPAIWITVGDDDGFRLYEGNTALYLALKQADIPVEFRMTDGNHTWRLWRSEIENVLRYYGRILTAGAK is encoded by the coding sequence ATGACGACCAGGCGCTATCTCATTCGGCCAACCGTCGCGCTTGCTGTCTTTCTTCTGACGGCAGCGAGCGCTGGCGCCGAGCTCAGGGAAAGCCTCTCTGTCGAGAGCCCGGCGCTCAACAGGGCAATGAAATACTCACTGTTCCTGCCTGAAAAACGAGGCGACTCCCTGCCTGTCCTCTATCTGCTGCACGGACTCGGCGGCCATGAACGCGACTGGCAGACCCTCGGTCACATTGAACAAACGGCAACGCGCCTGATCCGGCAGAACGCCATCCCGCCCATGGCCATCGTCATGCCGGATGGTGCGAACAGCTGGTATGTGAATTCGGAAAAGCACGGTCATTATGAAGATGCCCTGCTGAAGGACCTCATACCGGAAACCGAACGGATCCACGGAATTGGCGGCGACCGGTCACGGCGAGGCATTGCCGGCCTCTCGATGGGAGGATATGGGGCTTTCAGGCTGGCATTCCGGCATCCGTCCCACTTCACAATGACGGCCGGCCTGAGTGCTGCAATCTTTCCTGACCTGAAAAGCGCAGAGGACGTTTCCCGTCAACAGATCGGGTTTTTCAAGGGGACGTTCGGGGAGCCATTCGATATTGCCGTATTTAACCGACAGAATTTCTTTTCGGATATCCCGTCACTGAAAGCGGTCAGCGAACGTCCGGCGATCTGGATCACGGTCGGAGACGATGACGGTTTTCGTCTCTATGAAGGAAATACGGCGCTTTATCTGGCGCTCAAGCAGGCCGACATCCCGGTCGAGTTCCGGATGACAGACGGCAATCACACCTGGCGCCTCTGGCGTTCCGAGATCGAAAACGTTCTGCGCTATTACGGACGCATCCTGACCGCCGGGGCCAAGTAA